Genomic DNA from Bacillota bacterium:
TGGCCATTAACGGTCATCAGTTGCGGGATATCCTTGACTATTACTACTACTCCAATGTATCCGATCTGGTCTTGACGGTGCGCAAACAGGAAGAAACGTGGGTGATCGAGACGGAGAAAGACCCCGATGAACCACTGGGTATTACCTTCACCGATGTCCTTTTCGATCGGGTCAAGACCTGTGCCAACCGTTGTCTGTTTTGCTTTGAGGATCAGATGCCCGCCGGGATGCGTGCCTCGTTAAGGGAAAAGGACGATGACTACCGGCTATCTTTTCTCTATGGCAACTTCATTACCTTGACGAACCTGAAGAAGTCCGATTGGGAGCGGATCGCCACCCAAAGGCTGAGTCCCTTATATGTGTCGGTCCATGCGACGGATCCCAAGGTGCGGGCGCGGCTTTTGCGGAATCCCAAAGCCGCTTTGATTCGTGAACATTTGACCTGGCTGCGGGAACACAATATCCAAGTACATTGCCAGATTGTACTGTGTCCGGGGGAGAACGACGGTGAGATCCTGGACAGAACCATAGAAGATTTGCGCAGATTTTGGCCGACGGTGCTATCCGTGGCCGTGGTCCCAGTGGGCTTAACGCGATTCCGTACCCATTTGTCCCCGTTGCGGTCTGTTCGCCCACCGGAGGCAAGGCAGCTGATTGCCGCCTGTGCAAAGGTGCAAGACCGGTGTCTGGAGGAATTCGGTACCCGGTTCCTGTGGCTATCCGACGAGTTTTACTACCTGGCCCAGGCTCCTGTCCCTAGGGGAGACTTTTACGAGGAGTTTGCCCAGCTGGAAAATGGTGTGGGGATGGTGGCCGCCTTCCGGGAGGAGCTGGCCCAGTGCACTTGGCCCCGACGTCTGGGGCGGGAGAAGTCGGTGACTATCGCTACGGGCAAGATGGGTGCCTATTTTCTTCAGGATTTCTTTGTACTTTTGTCCGGCATTGGCAACCTCCGGTGTAATGTGGTGGTGGTGGAGAACCGGTTCTTCGGTTCCTTGGTTACTGCCACGGGTCTCATCACGGGAGAGGATTTGGTGGCGGCCTTGCGGGAGCAGGAGCTGGGAGATTATCTTGTCCTGCCCCGGGTGATGGTGAACCAGGACCTGTTCTTCCTGGACGATTGGCATCTAGATGATGTGGCGAAGCGGTTGAACGTGCCGATTCGGCTGGTGGATGGGGCCGCAGAAATGGCTGGATTCATTGAAGAATTAGCCGCGGAGTAAGGAGGAAATCCCATGGGAAAACCGGTTGTGGCCATTGTGGGTCGGCCGAACGTGGGAAAGTCCGCGTTGTTTAACCGGCTGATTGAACGCAGAGTGGCGATTGTGGAGTCAGAACCGGGCATTACCCGGGATCGGCTGTACCATGAATGTAATTGGTTGGGGCGCAGCTTCATTCTGGTGGATACGGGCGGTATAGATTTCTCCGATGATGACGATTTTGCTGCCAGCGTCCGCAAACAGGCCCAAATGGCCATCGAGGAGGCCGATTTGGTGCTGATGGTGGTGGATGGGCAAGCCGGTCCCCAAGAGTTGGACCAGGATGTGGCCGAACTTTTGCGCCGGCAGAACAAGCCTGTACTCCTGGTGGTGAACAAGGCAGATAATTCCGAGCTGGAACTGCATGCGGTGGAGTTTTATGCCCTGGGTTTGGGGGACCCCATCGCGGTGTCTGCTATGCACAATCGGAATATTGGGGATCTATTGGACCTGGTGATGGAGCAACTTCCCCCCGCGGAGGAGGAGCCCGCGGATGAAAGCAATGTACGCATCGCGATCGTGGGCCGACCAAACGTGGGAAAATCTTCTTTGGTGAACAAACTCCTAGGTGAAGAGCGTACTATCGTCAGCGACATCGCCGGCACCACCCGCGAGGCTATTGATATCCTCCTGGAACGGGAGGGGAAAAAGTATCTCCTGGTAGATACCGCAGGGATGCGGCGCCGATCCAAAGTGGAGAAACCGGTGGAGCGCTACGGGGTCATCCGGAGCCTGCGGGCGATCGATCGTTGTGATGTAGCAGTATTATTGATGGATGCCACCGAGGTGGCCACGGATCAGGATGCGAAGATCGCCAGTTACATCCACGAGGTGGGCAAAGGCCTCATTTTGGCCGTGAACAAATGGGACTTGGTGGTAAAGGACCACCGGACCATGCGGGAATTTGAGGAGTTGATCCGGTATCGCTTTGCCTTTGTAAGCTATGCACCTTTGGTGTTCATCTCCGCCGCCACCGGGCAGCGGGTCCATGAGGTGTTGGAAGTGGCCGAGTATGTTCACGAGCAGGCTTCGCTCCGGATTACCACCGGTAGACTCAACGATCTGCTAAATGAGATTACCTCCCGGGTGCAGCCGCCCAGCCGAAAAGGCAAGCGGCTAAAGATCTACTATGCAGTGCAGGTGGGAGTACGACCGCCGAGATTCTTGTTTTACGTCAATGATCCCCGTTTGATGCATTTTTCCTACGCACGGTACCTGGAGAATCAATTGCGGGAGCACTACGGTTTCCACGGAGTGCCGGTGGTCATTGAGACCAGGGGGCGAGGGGAAGTTTAGGAGGTCAGAAGTATGGCGACAGTGGTCTCGCTACTCGTTATTCTCGGAAGTTATTTAATGGGAAATATCCTCACCGGGCCTTTGGTGGCTCGGTATCGGACGGGGATCGATCTCCGTCAGGTGGGCAGTCGCAATGTGGGGGCCACCAATGTGGCGAGGAGTCTTGGGATCCGATTGGGTTTTTTGGTGTTATTTCTGGATGCTTTAAAAGGTTTCATTCCTCTTTTTGTGGCGAGACTGTTGAACCAAAGTGATGTGGTGCTGGCGATTGCGGCGGTGGCAGTGGTTCTGGGGCATGACTGGCCCGTCTTCGCCCGTCTTCAGGGAGGCAAAGGGGTGGCCACCTCCCTGGGGGTGCTGGTGGCCATTGCCCCAAAGGTGGCTTTGGTTCTCACTTTGATTTGGCTTTTGGTGGTCTACTTCAGCCGTTTTGTGTCCCTAGGTTCCCTTGTGGTCGCGGTTTTGTTACCCTTCACCATGTTGGTGTTCCGTATGTCCACCGCCTATGTGGTGGCGGGAGCCATCCTGGGGATCATGGCTATCGTGCGTCACTGGAGCAATATTCAGCGGCTGCGCGATGGCTCGGAATTGAAGTTCAAATTGGGTCAGCGGCAATGAGGAAGGCTGTTTTCAAAGAGGAAAAAGCGCGGCTTGGGCCGCGCTTTTTTTGTTCCCCGGTTATATTCAAAGGTCCAAGCTAATATAGATATATTGAATGTGGTCAAGGATATCCAGTGACTGGGATCTTTGGGTATTAGGACGGTGAGGAGGGGACCTACCGATGGAAAAGTTCGATATCTTCCAGGACATCACGGAACGAACCGGCGGCAGCATTTACATAGGGGTGGTAGGGCCGGTTCGTACTGGTAAGTCGACGTTTATTAAGAGGTTCATGGACCTTATGGTGCTACCTAGAATAGAGGATGTCCATGAAAAGGAACGTACCATTGATGAATTGCCCCAAAGTGGGGCTGGTAGAACCATCATGACTACGGAACCGAAATTCGTGCCCGACGAGGCAGTGGAGATCGGTCTTACGAACAATATCAAGTGCAGGGTACGCTTGGTGGATTGCGTGGGGTACACCGTGGAAGGGGCGAAGGGTTACGAAGAGGAGACCGGGCCCCGGATGGTGCGCACCCCCTGGTTTGATCATGAAATTCCCTTCCAAGAGGCCGCAGAGATCGGCACCCGAAAGGTGATCGCAGAACACTCCACCTTGGGTCTGGTGGTGACCACCGACGGTTCCATCACCGAGATTCCCCGGGAGAATTACGTGGCCGCAGAAGAACGGGTGATCAGTGAACTGGAGGAATTGGGTAAGCCATTCCTGGTGGTGCTTAATTCCATCACCCCCGAGAAGGAAGAAACCAAGGCCCTGGCCCGGTCCTTGGAGGAGAAGTATAATGTGGCGGTTATTCCCATGGACTGCTTGCGCATGACCCAGGAGGATATCATGGAACTCATGCATCGGGTTCTGTATGAGTTCCCGGTCCGGGAGATCGTGATCCGCCTACCCCAGTGGGTGGACGAATTGGCCGAGGATCACAAGCTAAGCAAGCGCTTCGGTGCGGCGGTCTTTGAGACCGTGGAGAACATCCATAAACTGCGAGACGTTACCACGGCGGTGGAGGCTTTCCGGCAGTACGAATCGGTGCAGAGTGTGAAGCTGGCCACCATGGATTTGGGTTCCGGCAAGGCGGTTATTGACCTATTCGTGGACGGCAGCCTCTTCTACCAAGTGCTCCAGGAGATGACAGGCTTTGCGGTGGAGGGCGACCATCACCTGATGCGCTTGATGCAGGAACTGTCGGCCGCGAAGAAGGAGTACGACTTGATTGCCCAGGCCTTTGCCGATGTGCGGGAACGGGGCTATGGGATAGTCAGTCCGCGTCTTGAGGACATTACCTTCGATGAGCCGGAGCTCATCAAGAAAGGTAACCGTTTTGGGGTCCGCCTTACCGCCAGTGCTCCGTCCTTCCACTTGATCCGGGCCAATATTGTCACCGAGGTCACTCCCTTTGTGGGGACGGAAAAACAGGGGGAGGAGATGGTGCGGTACCTCACCGAGGAGTTTGAGGCCGATCCCAGCAAGATCTGGTCCTCGGATTTCCTGGGGAAATCCCTCTATGAACTGATTCAGGAGGGGATCTCCAGCAAGCTGCACCGGATGCCCGAACACGCCCAGGAGAAACTGCAGGAGACCTTGAGCAAGATTATTAATGAAGGCAGCGGGGGTTTGATTTGTATCATCCTCTAAACAGCCGATATCTGGGAAGGAAAGAAAAGGACGTAGATTTGGTATCTCCGTCCTTTTTCTTCGTTATACCGTCTTGGTTTTGCTATAGGAGCGGGCGTACAGATGTGGGTCGTAAGGGGCCCGCCGGCCAGGGCAGTTCTCCCGAGGGCAGAGCATGCAGTTTTCGTAGTCCACGGTGGTGGAAAAACGAATTCCCGACAGGGACTTGATAGGCAGCATCAGGAAGGAATCGGTCAGTCTCAGTCCGATGGTTGCTTCCGTATCTCCCAGCAGTTGAAATAGAGGCTTTTGTTCGCTGATAGGCCAGTCCTCTAGGGAACCTGGGCTCATGTGGGCGGTCTTGCCCATGTGGAAAGTGGTTTCCAGATGGCGGTTCAGGTATTCCACCGCCTGTCTTAGGACCAGTTCATTGATCCGCTCTGCATAGTATTGCATCAAGAGATCGGGAATCTCCTGGGCCCAGGTTTCCAGCTCCTGTCCGCAGGTGACCACATAGGCGATAAACCGGTGGGCGTTTTGCAAGTTGACCGCCAGCACCCGGCTACGGAAGGTAATGCCCTCGGCCACGATGCTTTCGTCGGTGCGTGTCTCGATATACGCTTCTTTGTACAGGGCCTTAGGACGGGCAATGGTCTGGGCCTGTTTCACCAGTTCCGCGATGGACGGCGCTTCAGGATGGTCTTCGGTCATCTTTATGTATTTTAGGACTTTGGATAATTCCAATTCTACTGGTATCTGGTCTAACACCGTGGTGCTCATGACTGATCGCCTCCTGCGTTGAGTATACACCGAGTAGGTTGCTAAGATCAATCATTGCTATCAAATCCTGACAAGACCGGAAATGAACCTCATTAGCTGCGAAATTCTCGGAAATTCTTGTTAGGCAAGCAGGATATTAAGCCGATTGGTAGAATATACATCAGTAGACGAGGGAGAGCCGGAAAGCCCATGGTTATTTGGGTTGAGACTTATAATGTCCCTTTTGGGTGGACAACCTATCAAAGGAAAGCGTGGAACTACGAGGGTTAGATTAGCGTGTAACAAGGGAGGTGAACTGAGATGACCAAAGCCGAATTGGTGGATCGGGTGGCAGAGAGTACCGGGTTGACGAAGAAGATGGCCAGCGGTTCGGTGGATGCGGTGTTTGCCGCGATCACCGAGGCGTTAGCCCGTGGCGAGAAGGTACAATTAGTTGGTTTTGGCAGCTTTGAAGTTCGGCAGCGGGCGGCAAGGAAAGGTCGTAATCCCCGCACCGGAGAAGAGATCGAGATCGATTCGCGGCAAGTTCCCGTCTTTAAGGCCGGAAAAGCCCTAAAGGATGCCGTAAGATAAGGAACTCTTGAGTTGCCAGGTTTCAAAAAGGAGAAGACATTCGATGTCTTCTCTTTTTTTTGTGGGTTTTCTTAGATGCCGGAAACTGTTATAATATGTACTTGAATGTTGATGGAAGAGGTGTACCCATGGCTGTCCGTGTGAAAGTGCCTGCGACCACTGCCAACCTCGGTTCAGGTTTTGATTGTCTAGGGCTTGCCCTCGGTCTTTACAACGTCTTCACTGTGGAGGAAGGGGAAGAGGGCCTGCACGTGGAGGTGCGGGGAGAATCCCAGGGCATTGCTACCACCAAAGAGAACCTGTTTGTGCAGGCCATGGAGCAGGTCTTTGTGCGGGTAGGGTATCAACCTCGGGGCTTGCGGGTCGTGGCGGAGAACAACGTTCCCCTGGGCAGGGGCTTGGGCAGCAGCGCCACTGCCATCGTAGGCGGCTTGGTGGCGGCAAACAGTCTCAGTGGTAATCGCCTGGGGGAAGGGGAGCTGGTGGCTTTGGCTTCGGAGCTGGAAGGCCATCCGGATAACGTGACGCCGGCCCTTTTAGGCGGTTTCGTCACTGTTTTCACCGACGCTTCTGGCAAGGCCCATTATCAGCGGATTGTGCCTACGGTCCCCTTGAAGATCTGTCTGGCCATTCCTGATTTCGTTCTCAGCACCCGACGGGCCCGGGAAGTGTTGCCCCGGGAAGTGCCCCTGAAGGATGCGGTGTTTAACCTGGGGCGGGTGGCGGTGCTGGTGGCAGCCCTTTGTCAAGGGAACCTGGAGATGCTGAGAAATCCGGAGTTGTGGGATGATCGTTTGCACCAGGGTTACCGAGCGGGTCTGATCCCCGGGTTCGATGATGTGATGGCGGCCGCAAAGGAGGCTGGCGCCTATGGAGTGGCCCTCAGTGGGGCTGGCCCCACGGTGGTGGCCTTTGCCGGTGAAGAGGGTGACGATGTTTCGCAGGCGATGGCCAAGGCTTTCGCAAGGCATGGGGTGGCCTGTCGGTCTTTGGTTACCGAGGTCTCTGTTCATGGTGCGCTGACATCAACGGAGTTCATTTGAGCGGAAGGTGGAAGAGATGGAAATCGTAGTACAGAAGTACGGTGGTAGCTCAGTTGCTAATCCGGAATTGATCAAGAATGTGGCGCGGCGGGTTATTGCCACAAAACAGGCGGGTAACAAAGTGGTTGTTGTCGTCTCTGCGATGGGGGACACCACGGACGATCTGATCGCCCTCGCAGGAAAACTGAGCAATAATCCTCCTAAACGCGAAATGGACATGTTGATGTCTACTGGCGAACAGATTACCATTTCCCTGCTGGCCATGACTTTGCAGGCCATGGGGCATTCGGCAATCTCCTTAACCGGGCCCCAAGCGGGGATCTACACCAATCGGATGTTCAGCAAGGCGAAGATCCAGGAGGTCAACCCTGAGCGGGTGCTCGAGGAACTGGAGAAGGACAATATTGTGGTGGTGGCTGGCTTCCAGGGCAAGACTTATGATGGAGAGATCACTACCCTCGGACGTGGTGGTTCCGATACAACAGCGGTGGCCTTGGCCGCAGCCTTGAAGGCCAAGGTGTGTGAGATTTATACTGATGTAGATGGGGTATACAGTGCCGACCCGAGGATTGTTCCCAATGCCCGGAAGTGGCGGGAGATCTCCTACGGGGAGATGTTGGAGATGGCCAGTCTGGGAGCAGTCGTCCTGCAACCCCGGGCTGTTGAATATGCAGCTATCCATGGGGTAGTTATTCATGTGCGGTCCTCCTTCAAACAGATAGAAGGGACCTTTGTGAGGAGTGAAGCTGACTTGGAAAAAGATGTATTGGTTACCGCAGTGACAAAAGACGAAGATACCGTGCGGGTCGTCGTGGTGGATGTGGATGACAAACCGGGGATTGCGGCCCGACTGTTCTCTGCCTTGGCGGATCAGGGTGTGAACGTGGATATGATCGTTCAGACCTATACGCGTGGTGGGAAGACCGATATGCTCTTCACCGTGTCCCGGTCGGATCTTAATCTGACCCTCGAGGTAGTGAAGGGGATCAAGGAAGAACTGGGGGCCAGTGATGTGCTCTACGACGACACGGTGGCCAAGGTTTCCATTGTTGGGGCCGGTATGGTGAGCAATCCCGGTGTGGCTGCAAAGATGTTCAAGGCTTTGTACGATGCGGGAATTAACATCCAGGCCATCAGTACTTCTGAGATTAAGGTATCTTGCCTGATTGACCAGAAGTATACCTTGGATGCAGTGCGTGCAATCCACAAAGAGTTCGAATTAGACCTTTCCGCGGAGCAGAGCGCGTAAAATCACGGCAAAACGGGGTTGCACATCGGGAGCAATTGTGGTAGTATAACTGGTGTCGGGCTGTGGCGCAGCTTGGCTAGCGCGCTTGACTGGGGGTCAAGAGGTCGCAGGTTCAAATCCTGTCAGCCCGACCAGTTTTGAACATAGTTAACCACGGAGCTTTTGAGCTACCGTGGTTTTTTTGTTTGTCCCGCGGTCAACCTCACACTTGGGCAAAATGGGGCAAATCCGAGTCTGGGGGCAGATGCTCCTGAAGGCACTTGGCCACCGCAAGGAGGCACTGAGTCAAGTATCGGGATACAATACTCGTATGGTCCTGGGTTGCCCGGCCAGTTATTCGAGTATAGGCAACGGTATGCCCAGGGTATTAAGCAGGCTAATATGGATAGTAAACAAGTTCGTCGGAGCGTGTATTGTACATCGGCGCCGCCCGCGTGTAGTTCCAAAGCCGCTTCGCCAGAACATGACAGCCACTTTCGGTGAAACTCGTACTCAATCAGGCAGGGATTCGTGCTCTTCGGTGTCGAACTATTGTTCATCAGAGAGGTGCTTCCTTTGGGGAGGCGAGGGGTCGTAGCCCTCGTAGACAATTCCCCCTGGGGAGGCGCTTTTCCCTCATTTTGCGCTGTTTTTCAGCTTTCGACTCCTGAGCGATCTTGAAAAGGGAACCTGGGAGAAAAAGATGCTCGATTGGAGCGCGTAAGATGATGGACTTTGAGCGTATCGTGTCAATTCAAGAATGCGATTTGCCTGCGGCGTCAAAAGAGCGTTGAGTGGAAACGACATTGCTCAACTCGTAGATTGGTTAGCATCAAAGAATGAGGATGTGCGCTATCAGGCATTTCTCCTGCTCCAGCACCGGTCGGCGCTTTTTGACGACGTTTACCCGTTTTGGGACACTTTTTACGAAAAGCTGAAAAGTCTAAACTCCTATCAACGAAGTATTGGTTTGATGCTCATAGCGGAAAATGTCAGATGGGATACGGAAAACCGGATGGAGGAGATCCTTGACGGGTATCTGGTGCTTCTGAACGACGCGAAACCCAACGTAGTACGACAGTGTATCCAATCGCTGGGGAAAATTGTCTCTGCAAAACCGAGTCTGAGTGATATCGTCGCCTCTAGGCTGATCTCCTTTGATATCATGGCCATGAAAGAGACCATGCGAAAATCCATACTGCTTGATATCCTGAACCTATTGCTTATCATTCGCGAAGAACAGACGACAGCTGAGGTTGAAAGCTTTATCTCGAATGCGCTTTCCGGTGAGATATTAGATAAGAAAACAAGCAAACAAATCGAGAATCTTTTGGGTTAGAGACGAGCGGAATTCTCCGGATGTAGTTGTTTTCCGTTGCCATCTGTGCCGGCTTTGCTGAGGTATATGGATCCATCGCCGATGGGGTCAGGGAAACCAGGATAACACGCAGCAGGTTCGGAGCAAGCCTAGT
This window encodes:
- a CDS encoding homoserine kinase; translated protein: MAVRVKVPATTANLGSGFDCLGLALGLYNVFTVEEGEEGLHVEVRGESQGIATTKENLFVQAMEQVFVRVGYQPRGLRVVAENNVPLGRGLGSSATAIVGGLVAANSLSGNRLGEGELVALASELEGHPDNVTPALLGGFVTVFTDASGKAHYQRIVPTVPLKICLAIPDFVLSTRRAREVLPREVPLKDAVFNLGRVAVLVAALCQGNLEMLRNPELWDDRLHQGYRAGLIPGFDDVMAAAKEAGAYGVALSGAGPTVVAFAGEEGDDVSQAMAKAFARHGVACRSLVTEVSVHGALTSTEFI
- the plsY gene encoding glycerol-3-phosphate 1-O-acyltransferase PlsY; its protein translation is MATVVSLLVILGSYLMGNILTGPLVARYRTGIDLRQVGSRNVGATNVARSLGIRLGFLVLFLDALKGFIPLFVARLLNQSDVVLAIAAVAVVLGHDWPVFARLQGGKGVATSLGVLVAIAPKVALVLTLIWLLVVYFSRFVSLGSLVVAVLLPFTMLVFRMSTAYVVAGAILGIMAIVRHWSNIQRLRDGSELKFKLGQRQ
- a CDS encoding ribosome biogenesis GTPase Der yields the protein MGKPVVAIVGRPNVGKSALFNRLIERRVAIVESEPGITRDRLYHECNWLGRSFILVDTGGIDFSDDDDFAASVRKQAQMAIEEADLVLMVVDGQAGPQELDQDVAELLRRQNKPVLLVVNKADNSELELHAVEFYALGLGDPIAVSAMHNRNIGDLLDLVMEQLPPAEEEPADESNVRIAIVGRPNVGKSSLVNKLLGEERTIVSDIAGTTREAIDILLEREGKKYLLVDTAGMRRRSKVEKPVERYGVIRSLRAIDRCDVAVLLMDATEVATDQDAKIASYIHEVGKGLILAVNKWDLVVKDHRTMREFEELIRYRFAFVSYAPLVFISAATGQRVHEVLEVAEYVHEQASLRITTGRLNDLLNEITSRVQPPSRKGKRLKIYYAVQVGVRPPRFLFYVNDPRLMHFSYARYLENQLREHYGFHGVPVVIETRGRGEV
- a CDS encoding HU family DNA-binding protein, coding for MTKAELVDRVAESTGLTKKMASGSVDAVFAAITEALARGEKVQLVGFGSFEVRQRAARKGRNPRTGEEIEIDSRQVPVFKAGKALKDAVR
- a CDS encoding vitamin B12 dependent methionine synthase, yielding MSTTVLDQIPVELELSKVLKYIKMTEDHPEAPSIAELVKQAQTIARPKALYKEAYIETRTDESIVAEGITFRSRVLAVNLQNAHRFIAYVVTCGQELETWAQEIPDLLMQYYAERINELVLRQAVEYLNRHLETTFHMGKTAHMSPGSLEDWPISEQKPLFQLLGDTEATIGLRLTDSFLMLPIKSLSGIRFSTTVDYENCMLCPRENCPGRRAPYDPHLYARSYSKTKTV
- a CDS encoding DUF512 domain-containing protein produces the protein MAGKIKEIAPGSLAEELGLEPMDELVAINGHQLRDILDYYYYSNVSDLVLTVRKQEETWVIETEKDPDEPLGITFTDVLFDRVKTCANRCLFCFEDQMPAGMRASLREKDDDYRLSFLYGNFITLTNLKKSDWERIATQRLSPLYVSVHATDPKVRARLLRNPKAALIREHLTWLREHNIQVHCQIVLCPGENDGEILDRTIEDLRRFWPTVLSVAVVPVGLTRFRTHLSPLRSVRPPEARQLIAACAKVQDRCLEEFGTRFLWLSDEFYYLAQAPVPRGDFYEEFAQLENGVGMVAAFREELAQCTWPRRLGREKSVTIATGKMGAYFLQDFFVLLSGIGNLRCNVVVVENRFFGSLVTATGLITGEDLVAALREQELGDYLVLPRVMVNQDLFFLDDWHLDDVAKRLNVPIRLVDGAAEMAGFIEELAAE
- a CDS encoding aspartate kinase: MEIVVQKYGGSSVANPELIKNVARRVIATKQAGNKVVVVVSAMGDTTDDLIALAGKLSNNPPKREMDMLMSTGEQITISLLAMTLQAMGHSAISLTGPQAGIYTNRMFSKAKIQEVNPERVLEELEKDNIVVVAGFQGKTYDGEITTLGRGGSDTTAVALAAALKAKVCEIYTDVDGVYSADPRIVPNARKWREISYGEMLEMASLGAVVLQPRAVEYAAIHGVVIHVRSSFKQIEGTFVRSEADLEKDVLVTAVTKDEDTVRVVVVDVDDKPGIAARLFSALADQGVNVDMIVQTYTRGGKTDMLFTVSRSDLNLTLEVVKGIKEELGASDVLYDDTVAKVSIVGAGMVSNPGVAAKMFKALYDAGINIQAISTSEIKVSCLIDQKYTLDAVRAIHKEFELDLSAEQSA
- the spoIVA gene encoding stage IV sporulation protein A; translation: MEKFDIFQDITERTGGSIYIGVVGPVRTGKSTFIKRFMDLMVLPRIEDVHEKERTIDELPQSGAGRTIMTTEPKFVPDEAVEIGLTNNIKCRVRLVDCVGYTVEGAKGYEEETGPRMVRTPWFDHEIPFQEAAEIGTRKVIAEHSTLGLVVTTDGSITEIPRENYVAAEERVISELEELGKPFLVVLNSITPEKEETKALARSLEEKYNVAVIPMDCLRMTQEDIMELMHRVLYEFPVREIVIRLPQWVDELAEDHKLSKRFGAAVFETVENIHKLRDVTTAVEAFRQYESVQSVKLATMDLGSGKAVIDLFVDGSLFYQVLQEMTGFAVEGDHHLMRLMQELSAAKKEYDLIAQAFADVRERGYGIVSPRLEDITFDEPELIKKGNRFGVRLTASAPSFHLIRANIVTEVTPFVGTEKQGEEMVRYLTEEFEADPSKIWSSDFLGKSLYELIQEGISSKLHRMPEHAQEKLQETLSKIINEGSGGLICIIL